The DNA sequence aacaatgttGCGGCCATCAAGCAATCAGCCACTACGGCTGTCTCCGACGGTCTCCAAACAGGCTGCCCTCCGTCAAACCATCAACCACTGCAGCCATCCCCAgcggtgcaccctgaggagattcaggaggaaaaagaacaggatactggccaTAGGTAGTTAAGgagcatatcaaaggaatgatttcaaagaGCCGAGACTCTTGCgccttcccatacatagaaaagcactaaattaattaacttgagcagtctgattttctttaattaacaataatctttgatgttccaactacctggtttttgttgcaaaaactcctctatatcctggctcctcccttacctcagaactacctgagaggctgtcttccaggTTTAAGTTTTCAGCAAGTCTGCTGAATCAAACATAATTCTCAGCCtttaggttgtgtattttttttttttttcagtatttttttttcagtcaacacttaCTTCCTGATGAAATGCAGTGGGAAGTACACAATATCCTCTATGTAGAATTTTTCCCAGAAATGCTTAACCTACATCtattgatgaggaaacagatggaAACACTCAGACAAACCCAGGCTGTGAGatattctttaattaattaatttaggctgGACTCTTCGAAGACACCAAGTCAGCTAAGACAAGGTAGGGGCACTGTTCTGGATTGAAGGAGACTAAAGGGACATGACAAACGCTACGCGTGATCCTTAACGGTTTCTGGATTGAGGAAGCAATAAACAGCTATAAAAAatattatcgggcttccctggtggcgcagtggttgcgcgtccgcctgccgatgcaggggaaccgggttcgcgccccggtctgggaagatcccacatgccgcggagcggctgggcccgtgagccatggccgctgggcctgcgcgtccgcagcctgtgctccgcaacgggagaggccacagcagagggaggcccgcgtaccacaaaaaaaaaaaaaaaaaaaaaaaaaaaaaattatccacatTTGAGGAAATGTGAATATGACAACCTGAATTTTAGCTATTCCACCAATGTTAAATGTCTTAGGTGTTTTGGCGATATAGAAGCATGTCCTTAGGGATAAAATCTCATCTGCAATTGACTTTCAAATGAGTCAGCAAAGACAACAATTATACATACttgaacacacacatatatatgcaagcGGGTAAGGAGATCAAGTATAGCCAAATGTTAAAAACTGGTAAATCCAAGTAGAGTGCATATTTAAGGGCTCAGTGTGCTAATCTTTTAACTTTACCAAAggtttgaaaatgttcaaaatataaaCTTGAGGAGGGGGGAGCACTACACTGTACCCAAACcctccctcttccaggaagcctgcactGATTAACAGAGTGAGGAGAGAATATGCTTTTCCCCAGTTGACCACATCTCTGCACACACAGCTTCTCACTTTAATTAACCACCCCAGCCCTGGCTTCCAACAAACAGAATTTCTGAAcgttaaaagggaaaaataatgttcactttattaaaaatataatccagCAAAGGAAGCAGAGACAACCACGGTCTTGTCCACCCTGGTCACACAGGGGAGGTGGCAGGGCCAGTATCAAGACCCTTACCTCCTCTGCCATCTCTACAGAACACCTTATTTTTGTCAGAAATGGAAAGTCGGAGTGTCACTCATTGGGGAGACAGGGCCATCATGGAGGGTGGCTTCTTGTTGCCTTTGGTCAAGTAAGAACTGTGGGTCCTGCTTCCCAATTGTCTTGTTTCCACACTCACAGCCCCTCTTCATGGCCTATCCCCATTCCTACATTTAATCAAACACATCTCAGTGAGAACGCTCGGGCTTTATTACAAATGGAGTTGACTGCTTAGGACCCTCTCTCCAATCTTTCTTTTCTACCCTCTTCCTCTCAATACATCCCTCCAGGGCAGGTCACTAGGCCATTAGGGAAGAGGAATCTGGGGACAGTGAAAAGGAGCAACGCTTTCTCCAAAGTCCTCTGAAATAACCATCGAGTCCTCCTGGCTCCAGCTGAGAATCTTCTGGTGGAAGGGGTGTGAGATTTAGCTCTTATCTTCAAGGTCCTCCATGTCTACATCCTGGGGggcttttgtcttcttttttgatttgggcTGTGGTTCACTAGTCCTGGCTGACTTGGGGGGGGCTTCCACTgagcaaagggaaagaggaagcatTAAAGAACCCAAATGAACCCAGGTTGCCCCCTCACCCCAACTTCTGTGCCCTAGCTTCACCTTCCATGGCTGCCTTCTCTTTCTGGGCAAGCCGGATCTGCTGGAGGAGTTTTCTGCGCTTCTTCCCAGACAGAGTAATGTTGGCACGTGCACTGGACCTGAAGGATTGGTAAGAACAAAAATATCCAGGTTAACCTGAACCAATACAGACCACACAGTGGTGCTGGTTACTGAAAAGGTCTTTGGATCCAAGTCAAAGAACTGTTACTTTACCCAAAACTAGTCTTAACACATACATAAAGTAACATTAATTGCTAAAATTTAGTACATAATAGCAACGTTTCCTcctcttattttacaaatataaatataaatatataaatatatatatatatatatatatatatatattttttttttttttttttttttttttttggccattcgacatgcaggatcttagttcccctgaccagggatcaaacccatgccccctgtattggaagcgcaattggtcttaaccactggaccgccagggaagtcccttattctTGATACTTCTAACAGCAGATGTGGTGGGTGGGGGAGGTTTCCCACATCACGTAATTCTCCAAATTCTCAATGGACATTGACTGGGTGACCTACAAATTTAACTCCATTTGGACACTATCTACCAGGACATAGCAACAGATACCACAGGTTAAGGCTTCCCCCACTTCAAATGCCAATCACAaatccaggttgttacctgtacttccGATTGACCAGCCATAAATTGGGGTTCTCATGATCCCCTTCTCAGACtcgataatttgctagaacagctcacagaactcagggagaCATGTATTTGcatttactgatttattataaaacgatacaactcaggaacagtcaGACGGAAGAGAAGCATAGGGTAAGGTATGGAAGGGGCCAGAGGTTCCATGCTCTCTCCAGGTGAGCCAGCCTCCCAGTGCCTCCACCAGTTGACCAATCAGGAGCTGGTTGACCAATCAGGAGCTGGTTCAAGAGGTTGTGTAGAGCTTAATCTAcagcacccacccacccacttccCACAGGCAGTGCGAGGGAATTAAATTTCCAATCCTCTAATCACTTCATCTTTCTGATGACCAGCCCCACGCTAAGTCACCATTTGCATAAATTTAGGTGTGCTCAAAAGGGGATCCTTatgaaaaaaaagtcactcttatcactcaggaaatttaGCTCTGCCAGAAAGTAGAGACAAGgaccaaatatatttattatgctGCTTTTTAAgctacatatttataataaacaagTCAATGAAAGAATGGGGTGGGAACTCTGCCCCAAGACTCATTATATGCAAAATCTCACATGTGCCCTTGTGAAAATTCATCGAATGGTTCACCGCACACTTATGTGTGTGCTTTTAAATGTACTtataaaaaaatctgtgtgaaTGTATAATGTtacttggggaggtgggggagtcCACAGCTCTCCTTAGATTCTCATCAGAGTCCAAGAACCAAAGAAAGGTTGTGAGCTACAGGTACAGTGAGAGACTAGCAGAGTTTAGGCACAAACGTTCCTTGCATAAACGTGAGtacacaaggaaaacaaaaaggtgTTAGCTGCTCCGGAGCTCgacaaggaggagggaaggaggcttgGTGGGGAGGACTAAGAGGGAGAGGGTCTGGCACTCACGCCCGCTTCTTGAGGTGGTGCCTCGTGATCAGCCCTTCGTCTATCACAGCCCCGACTACCCGGTGCTTCAGTCGCCGCTCCCGGTTCAACACCCGCCGTCGCTTGAACAGCTTCTTCTTCAGCTCCTAAGGGGGAGGAAGATGCTTAATCAGAGGGGTGCCGTGCACCGCGACCCGGGACCCCGCACCGAGCGACACTGGCCCATCGAGTCCATCTCGGGCGAGGGTAAAGGGCTCCGGGACGCTTGGGAAACAGGGTCGGGCTCCCACACGGTCACCGTTCGCGGCCGGTTGATCTTTCCCCCCGGAGCACCCATTGCTGCGTTGCGAAACCAGCTCAGCGTCCAGCGTTTCAGCTCTGCGCAGGGTCCGTGTGCGCCCCACCCCTCAGCTCTCCGTTAGCCAATCGCAGctcgggggagggggcgggcgggtCCTGGAGCTATATAAAGGAGCCCGGCCGGCTCCTTGGCCTTTTCGAGGACCGCGACCGAGTGAGTATGGGTTGCGGTGTTTTCACTGGCTGGGGGGTTCTGGGTGGGGCCTGTTGACCCTCCTTTTCTTGGCGGGGATCGGGCGTGCGGTCCCGGTCCGCGTAATGTACGGAGGTAGAGGGAAAGGGCTCCGGCCCCCTCGGTGTCATGTCTTCGGTACCGGCGGCTTCCATTCCGCGGGTTCTATCCTCAAGCGCCGGGACACGGCTCCAAGGAGCAGGGCAGAACCGAGGTTCAGCAGACTCCTCCCCGGGGTGCTCACACCTTCTCCTTTGATTTCAGGTCTGTGGAGCCGCCCCAGGAGCCGGAGCTGTCGCATCCCCTCCTCTTCCACTTCCCGTTGCAAACAATAAAGGCCGTTCGTAGCGTAGTAAGTTTGTGTCCGCGTTCTTTTTTTCCGAGACTGCAGAGTTAGGGAGGCTGTACGCGTGATTTCGCACAGCGTATTTTGCACATCTTCCTTTGGACCTCAGGCCTCTGCCGGAGTACGGGCGACATTTTCGCAGAACTTTCTCTGGCCGACCTTGCCGGCACCTCCGGATGGCAGCCCTGC is a window from the Physeter macrocephalus isolate SW-GA unplaced genomic scaffold, ASM283717v5 random_25, whole genome shotgun sequence genome containing:
- the CUNH11orf98 gene encoding uncharacterized protein C11orf98 homolog — encoded protein: MGAPGGKINRPRTELKKKLFKRRRVLNRERRLKHRVVGAVIDEGLITRHHLKKRASSARANITLSGKKRRKLLQQIRLAQKEKAAMEVEAPPKSARTSEPQPKSKKKTKAPQDVDMEDLEDKS